One genomic segment of Oncorhynchus masou masou isolate Uvic2021 chromosome 16, UVic_Omas_1.1, whole genome shotgun sequence includes these proteins:
- the LOC135557243 gene encoding potassium channel subfamily K member 13-like — translation MAFRSGCCCGFGPFNEDNARFLMLAVFIILYLLCGAAVFSVLEQPMEAEAKERWGQRIEQFSQKYNLSKKELNNFLRNYEEANVAGIRVDTIRPRWDFTGAFYFVGTVVSTIGFGMTTPATIGGKIFLIFYGLIGCAATILFFNLFLERVITVIAFVLKFCHERRRRKAMLPQNGCRRLSEGSGGGGRGGRGEGLAGWKPSVYCVMLILGAAAILVSCCASAMYSAVEGWAYLDSLYFCFVAFSTIGFGDVVSSQRLEYEEGNVNQTAYRLGNFLFILTGVCCIYSLFNVISIVIKQVLNWLLRRMEAPCHCPRRGGHQTQQRLPRRNVVVPGHLRVQRDLSIETDAVNESEVDGRRMSGEMISMRDFLAANKVNLAIMQKQLSEMANGHPRQSQSNSRHGHNGFSGGVGALGIMNNRLAETSVDR, via the exons ATGGCTTTCCGGAGCGGCTGCTGTTGTGGCTTCGGTCCCTTCAACGAGGATAACGCCAGGTTCCTTATGTTAGCTGTGTTCATAATCCTCTATCTCCTCTGCGGTGCCGCTGTCTTTTCAGTACTGGAACAGCCGATGGAAGCGGAGGCGAAGGAGCGCTGGGGGCAGCGGATTGAACAGTTCAGCCAAAAGTATAACCTTAGCAAGAAAGAGCTGAACAACTTCTTGAGGAACTACGAGGAGGCGAACGTGGCTGGGATCCGCGTGGACACCATCAGACCTCGGTGGGACTTTACCGGTGCGTTCTACTTCGTGGGGACCGTGGTCTCGACCATAG GGTTTGGGATGACCACGCCAGCGACGATCGGTGGTAAGATCTTCCTCATCTTCTACGGACTCATCGGCTGTGCCGCCACCATCTTGTTCTTCAACCTCTTCCTGGAGCGTGTCATCACCGTCATCGCCTTCGTCCTCAAGTTCTGCCATGAGCGCCGCCGCCGCAAGGCCATGCTTCCCCAAAATGGCTGCCGACGCCTCTCTGAGGGCAGCGGTGGGGGCGGGAGAGGTGGCAGGGGGGAGGGGCTAGCTGGGTGGAAGCCTTCAGTATACTGTGTTATGCTGATCCTTGGCGCCGCTGCCATCTTGGTTTCCTGCTGCGCCTCAGCAATGTACTCTGCTGTAGAAGGCTGGGCCTATCTAGACTCTCTGTACTTTTGCTTTGTGGCGTTCAGCACCATCGGGTTCGGTGACGTGGTGAGCAGCCAAAGGTTGGAGTACGAGGAGGGGAACGTGAACCAGACGGCATACCGGCTAGGCAACTTCCTGTTTATACTGACAGGCGTCTGCTGTATTTACTCGCTGTTCAACGTCATCTCCATCGTCATCAAACAG GTGCTGAACTGGCTGTTGAGGAGGATGGAGGCACCATGTCACTGCCCGAGGAGGGGGGGCCACCAGACCCAGCAGAGACTCCCCCGCAGGAACGTGGTGGTGCCTGGACATCTGAGGGTGCAGCGGGACCTGTCCATCGAGACAGACGCGGTGAATGAGAGCGAGGTGGACGGGCGGAGGATGTCTGGAGAGATGATCTCCATGAGAGATTTCCTGGCTGCCAATAAG GTGAACCTGGCCATCATGCAGAAGCAGCTGTCAGAGATGGCTAACGGTCACCCTCGCCAGTCACAATCCAACTCCCGCCACGGCCACAACGGCTTCTCTGGAGGGGTGGGTGCCCTGGGCATCATGAACAACCGCCTGGCAGAGACCAGCGTGGATAGATAG